The Geminocystis sp. NIES-3708 genomic sequence TTTGAAAAATTACCTGATTTTGATTTCTCATTAATCTAATAATTACTTCTCCACCTGATGGAGTAAATTTAATGGCATTATCAACTAGATTTAATAATATTTGATATAGTCTTTCTCCATCGGCATAAAATAAGTCTAATTCTGGAGTAGTTAGATTATCTAATTTTACACTGATACCTTGATTACGAGCAATTTCTATCCCCGCTAAATAAATCATATTACTAATATTTTGTAGGGATATTTGCTCAATAAAAAGCAATGATTTACCTGCTTCAATATCAGCAAAATCTAAGATATTATTAATTAATTGTAATAACTTTCTTCCGCTATCTTGAATAATTCTTAAATATCTTATTTGTTGCTCAGTAGATAGTTTATGTTGTTTATCTTGTGACCAATGTAACAAAGTTCCTGACAAGCCAATAATACAAGTTAAAGGAGTTCTTAATTCATGGCTAATACTACCTAAAAATTCAGTTTTTGATTGATTAGCAATTTGAGCCGCAATTAAGGCATCTTGTAATTCTTTCGCTTTTTTTTCTATTTGCTGTTCTAGTAATTTTTTTTGTTTTTCTAATTTTTGATAACAGTTATATTGATAAATAGCAACGGCTAAATACTCAGAAATATTTTTCAAAAAATTAACTTCACTACTTTTCCATTTTCTAGGAGAAAAACATTGATGAGCAATTAATAAACCCCATAATTTATTTTGAACAATAATAGGAACAACTATTTTAGCTTGTACTCCTAATTTTTGCATTGATTCTTTAAGACAATTATTAATATTAGAATTGTCAACATCTTCTACAGCTAAATAAAAACCATTTAGATATTTTTCTTCACAGTTTTTTATATTATTAAAGCAACTTTCTTCTTGAAAGTTTAAAACAGAAGGAATAATACTAGATACTTTTGCTTCATAGGTAACAGTATCAATAAATTTAATTTCATCAGAAATTTTCTTTTGAACTGGTACTTTAATTTGATATATTAAAAGACGATCTATTTGTAATAATGTTTGTACTTGTTCTATCGTCATTTTAATAATAATTAATAGATCTAAATCTTGCTGTATTTGTTGAGTTACTTGATGTAAAATTCGTTCTTGTTCGATTCTATTTCTTAAGATGACTTCGATGGGTTGATTTTGATAATAATCTCCAAAATATCCTTCTTGCAAGCACAAAGGTTCTGTTAGTATTCTTAGTAAAGCAAAGATAAAAGTATGATTACTACAATCTTTATTTTGATCTTTAGATAATATTTGATTTAGCTTCGTTAATTTTTCATTTGATATAATTATTTGAGGCTGGATTAATTCTAAAAAATCCACTATTTCTTGATAATCAAAAGTGACAGTTATTTGATAATATACTTGATTAATTTGTTTTTCAATTAATAATAAAGCCTGTATTTTTGGTGATACAAATAATTTAAAACTATGAAATTTTTGTTTTGTAGTTTCAATATTAGTGGAAGAAACTAAATTATCCTCATTCAGATAAATTCCTTCATCCTCATTTTCATTTACTAATTCTTGCCAAAGATGACTTATTTTAGTAAACATTTGATGGGGAATAATTCTACTAATTAGGGATTGACTGGGGATAAACATTAATTAGAATTTAAAAAAAAAGCTAGTTTTTTCTACCTCAACAGATATCTATTACTATGATGTCTTGATTTGTTTTATTTTGGTAAAACTGTAATCTTTTCTAAAGATTGAATCGATTTTTAGCGTAAGATTTTTTATTTTTGACTACGTAATCTTGACTCAAAAGTTATCATTAGTATAGATTAATTTTAGCATTATTATCAATCAATCGTGGCTTTCCGTCACTATCAATAGCACCAAATTGTTGAAAATACTGATTAATTAAAGGCGGTAATTCAGGAAAATTAAATGTTTTATCACCATGTGCAATATCTGCCCAAAAATGCTTTAGCAGTGGTGCATATTTTTGTGCATCTGTCAATGGTAAATTTAGAGGGGGAGAAGTTAACATCGTCATCATAAAAGAAAATGAGCGTTCACTTGTCCATTTCTGAGAAAAATTCCCTAAATTTTCCATGTTTGGTAATTGAGTGATACGATAAGATTCAATAATTAATTGATTATCTTTCAATTCTAAGATGCGATAAGGATGAGGATAAGTAATTAATGAGCCTGTGGTAATTTCATAAATACCCTTATAAGTAGAAATGTCTTGTATGTGTAAATGTCCTGTAAAAATAAATTTAACTCCATATTTCTCTAAAATTGATAATAAACGAGGTGCATTATCTAACATATATCTTTGCCCTAAAATATGATCCGATTGTTGAGGTAAATGTTCAATGACGTTATGATGAATCATCAAGAAAACTAATTTATCGGTAACATTAGAAAGAGTTTCCTCTAACCAGATAAACTGATTGTCTGTTAAGCAACCTAATTGTTTTTCTTCAGAGTTAAATTGATTAGAATTTAGAGCAACTAATTGTAAACCTTCTGCAATCTCACAGGTATAATCTAACAATTTAGTATTTTTATAACCGAATTGTTGGTAATAGTAAGGAAAATCATCAAAAGCAATAGTTTTGTCATTTCCTTGAAAACTTGGTACATCATGATTACCCGGAATCACATACACCCGATAAGGTAAAGTAGCTAATTTTGCCTGTAGCCAACGATGATTAACTTTTTCACCATCTTGGGTTAAATCCCCCGGCAATAAGAGAAAATCAAGATTAAGAGTGCTTAAATGCTCTAAAACCACTTCTAAGGCTGGTATGCTGAATTGGGTTAAGTGAAAACGATTAGCATTATTATCAATGGTTTCAGGTAAAGCTATATGTAAATCACTGGCGACAGCAAAACGTACATTCATATTTTAAATAAATCGATAAGTAAAGATAAATAGAAGGAGAAATAACACATTGGCTAGAATAAGAGTGCGTCAACACGTCAATCCATTAAGTAATAAATATCAACAATCAATATCTATACCTGACTGGAGTCAAATATATTCTAATCTATCTTTGCCTTTTCATCTTGATTTAGGTTGTGCTAGGGGGCGTTTTTTATTACAAATGGCACAAAAAAATCCCCATAGAAATTATTTAGGTATAGAAATAAGAGAAGCATTAGTAATAGAAGCTAATGAGATTAAAGATGAATATAATTTAACGAATCTTTACTACTTATATGGAAATATTAATCATTTTTTATCAGAGTTATTAGCATCTTTACCAATAAATAGTTTACAGTTAGTAACAATACAGTTTCCTGATCCTTGGTTTAAGAAAAAGCATCAAAAAAGAAGAGTTGTACAACCAGAAATTGTAGAAATTATAGGACAATTTTTAAATAAAAAAGGACAAATATTTTTACAGTCAGATATTGAAGAAGTTGCCCAAGAAATGTGTGAGCATTTTTTAGAAAATCCTCAATTTAAACCTTTAAAATCTGATATCTGGTTAACGGAAAATCCTTTAGAGGTGATGACAGAGAGAGAAATTGCAACTTTAAATAAGGGAGAAAAAGTTTATCGTACAATTTTAACTCTTAATAATTAATTTTTTATTTTCTTAATTATCAACTATCAATGATTAATTACTTTAAAAAGATGGTAAATCAAATAAAACAGAATTCATATAATTTTCTGCCCATTCCACTCCAAAAGATTTTTCTAAAACTCGACGGGTTTTATCATTTTTTTGTTGCTGTAAACAGTAATTTTTTTGTCCTTCAAAATAGACCAATTTTTCATTATTAGATAATGGTTTTGATTGATTTGCTACTTGACAATGAATAGTTAAATAATCTTTAACTCTTTTTAAAAATAACTTTTCTTCTTCCTCACTATTTGGGCGAATAAATAAGCAAAAAGGAGAAAAAATATCTCCCCATGTGGGTAAATCTCGTTTATCAGTAAAAATGATTTCTTCTAAATTGGATAATCTTTGTTGATAATCAGTTGATAAGATTTTTTCAGCATTGGTTGCAGATAAATCTACGATAGCCGCACTAATTCCCGCTTTTCCTGCCACAATATCACAACCAAACATTGGTAAAGGATACTCAATATTAGGAAACATTACACAGTGAAGAATATCTAAGTTATTACCAACTTTTGCTAATTCGAGGTGCATTTTACGAAATTCCCGACTTTGATAACAACGATTTTGAATCGTCAATCTTTCACCTTCTAATTTTCCTTCAACGTATCCTAAACCTTCAGGTAATTCATAGACAGATAAAGAAAGATTTTCTTGCCAAGTGGCAACGATAATTTCAGCTAATTCATTAATAATGGGATGTAAACGACTTTTCAAATCAGAGGAAGAAACTACCATAAAAAATAATTTAATTGTTGATTTATTCTGAATTTTAGTTATGATCAGGTACTGGCATTAAAAAATATCCAGTATTTTCTACCATAGCATTTACAGGAAAATCTATTATGTTTGGTTTAGGATGGACAGAAGTAACTCTTATAATTGCGATCGCACTTTTAATTTTTGGACCAAAAAAACTCCCTGAATTGGGCAATTCTTTAGGGAAAATGTTGCGAGGTTTTAAAGAAGAAATAAAACAACCTGATGAAGATAATTGATAATATAAACTCAGACACATCTAAATACAAAATCAATAGGCAATAGGAATTTTTTATCAATAAAGTGTTTCCATATTTATTCATGATACTGAAATAAACATCTTTATTTATAAGTATTTCTCCTATCTCCTACCTTCACCAAAAAACAATAAGGATAATTATTTAATAGTTGCAACTAAAATAACAACTCCAAAAACAAGACGATACCAGACGAAAACCCAAGTATCTTGTTTTTGTAAATAACGAATTAACCAAGCAATAGCAAGGTAAGAAAAAATCCAAGAAGAAATTAAACCCACCGTCAAAGGTATAGCATAAGAAATTTTCAAACCTTGATCAAAAACATCTTTTAACTCCACAAAACCTGCTAAAGTAATAGCCGGAATACCAAGTAAAAAAGAGAAACGAGCGGCAGTTGCCCTTTCTAAATTCATAAATAAACCAGCAGTAATCGTTGAGCCTGAGCGAGAAACCCCTGGTATAATAGCAAGAGATTCTGCTAATCCCATTAAAATTCCGTCTTTTGTGGATAATTGGTCAAAATTTCGTTTATGACTGCCAATTTTTTCTGCTACACCCAATAGAATCGCCATCACAATGGAAGCTATTGCAATAGTAGTCAAACTACGAAAAGGAGAATTATCTAAATCTGGCACTAAAATTTTTAAACCTAAGCCAAATATGATGATAGGAATTGTACCAATAATAATACCTAGACCAATTTTAAACTCTTGAGCTTGATAATTTTTTACTTTTACAGCTTTAAAAATACCACTACCTAAATCCAGCAAATCCCGTCGAAAATACCATAAAACCGCTAAAATACTCCCTAATTGAATAATAGCGGTAAAAGTCACTCCCGGATCACCCCAACCTAAAGCGACAGGAATAACCTTGAGGTGTGCAGTACTACTAATAGGTAAAAACTCCGTTAAACCTTGTATTAAACCCAGAATTAACGCCTGAAAAATATTGATACCAACTAGAGGATTATTAATTGTATTTTCATTTTCAGCCAACATTAAGGGTTGGAAGAAAAAAACCAATAACAATCCCCCCATGACACCAGAAATTAAGGTATAAATTTGTAAATTAGATTTAGACATTCATCAAAGTGGTAATTACAGCAACGAGCTTTAGATTATATCTGTTTTTGTACTTCTGCCACCTTTTCTAATTTTCCTTGTTGCTGATAAATACTCTTGGCTTTTTCTAACATTTCTTTTGCTTCTGGTTTTCTACCCCTGTCTTTGAGAAGTAAACCCAAACGATGATAACCGTAAGGATTTTCTGGTGCTAATTCGATAAAACGACGATAAGCAACGATAGCTCGAAAATAATCTTGTTTTTGTTCTAAAATTCTAGCAGTACCACCATAGGCTTGAATTGATTTATTATCTAAACCAGAAGCTTTTTGATAAGCTAAAAGAGCATTATCCCAATTTTTTTGTTGCTCATAAACCATAGCCATTTTTAACACAACTTGAGGATTATTAGGCTCTGATGTTTCTAAAATCTTTAATTGTTCCAATCCTAAATCAGATTTTTCTTCTTTAAAATAAGCTGTAGCTAACTTTAATCTTAGATCATTATTAGCAGGAAATTTGAGAATGGCATTTTCTAAAAAAGCAATAGCTTCAGTATTTTTATTTTGCTGATAAAGTGCTGTTGCCATCATGTCATAAGCAGTTTCATTTTTACTATCTAAAGCGATAGCTTGTTGATAATAATTTTCTATCTGGGAATATTCGCCATTTCTGAGTAATAAAACTCCCAAGGCGATTAGATTATCTGGGTTTTTAGGTTGTAGGGCAATTGCCCTTCTATAAGCATTGATAGCGTTAGTATTATCACCCCTTTGAGCAAAAGTATAACCTAAAGCAGTGTAAAAATCACCATTATCAGGGGCAAGAGAAATAGCTTGTTGATAAGCATTCGTAGCGGCTGAATAGTCTCCGAGGGAAGCGTAGAGATACCCTAGACTAGAAAATATTTTCGCATTATTTGTATCTAAAGTAGCGGCTTGACGATAGATTGATAGTGCGTTGTTTAAATCTCCTGTGGTAACATATTGTTTACCTTGTTGTAATAAGCTGTATAGTTGTTGTCTTTGTTGAGAATTTAATTTTGTGGCTACCTGCACGGAATTTTGAGCTTCTGCGGGTAAATTTTGCGGGATTAAACCCATACCTCCTAAAAGTAAAGAGATGATTATTTGAGGGATAATTTGTTTATACACTCGGTTTTTGACCTCCGTTAAACTTAAAGAATCTTAATATTAGCATGAAAAAAGCCAATGAGCAATAAAAAAAGGCAAACCTCAGTTCGAGATAGGAAAAATCAGGAAGACAAAATAGAAAAAATCAGGAAGACAAAACCTTTAAACAACTGTAATAGTGGGTAAGTAAAATAGTAAAAAATTCTCAAAATAAATTTGTGGATTTTTGAGACAATCTAATTCATTCACAAAAACATAATCTCCCAGTCTCTTAGTCTCCTCTTTTTGTCATCATGCAGCCAAGGATAAATTACCCGATACTACCCCTTGATAAAAATTCCTTAATTGAGCTGTTGCTGAACTCCAGCCCCATTTTTCGGCTTCTAAACGAGCATTTTGTCTTAATTTTTCCCTCTCGTCTTGATGAGCCAATAAACGTTGAGTAGCTGCGATCGCCCCTTGAGCATCATCAGGATTAAACATATAACCATTAATACCATCAGTAACAATATCAGGAATTCCTCCCCGTCTTGCAGCAATAACTGGGCAACCCGCCGCCATGGCTTCTAATAATACTAAACCAAGAGTCTCAGTGGAAGAGGGAAAAATAAAAGCATCAGCAGAAGCATAAGCCGCACCTAATTCTTGTCCATGAAGATAACCAACAAAATTTGTGTTAGTATTAGCAAAAAGTTGTTCTAATTCATCTTTAGCAGGACCATTTCCTACGATTGCTAGTCTTGCATCAGGAATACTCTCTAAAACAGGTTTTATCTTGTCAATTTCTTTTTCGGCGGAGACTCTACCGACATATAATAAAAGTGGTGCATCAGGATTACCTTGAGAAAGACGATTACGCATTTCAGAAGAAGCTAAACTAGGATGAAAAGAATCGGTATCAACACCTTTTTGCCATAAATCAACCTTTTCAATGCCGTGATTAACTAATTCATCTACCATGGCTGTAGAAGTGCATAGGTTTAATTGAGCTTGGTTGTGGGCTAATTTTAGTAATTCCCATAAAATTCCTTCTAATGCCCCTAAATTATAATGATGAAGATATTGAGGTAAATGGGTATGGTAAGAAGCGATAAGAGGAATGTCTAGTTTTTTGGCGTAGTAAATTCCCCCAATCCCTAAAACTGCGGGATTAACTACATGGATTAAATCGGGCTTAAATCTTTGTAAGGCGAAATTAATGGAAGGGTTAGGAATTGCTAATTTTAATTCTGGATAAAGAGGAAGAGGAATTCCTTTAATACCGTTGATTTTTGCTCCTTTATATTCTTTTAAACCGCCTTCAGGAGAAAATATTAAAACTTCGTCTCCTTGTTTTTGTAAATGTTCAACGGTATGTTTTAAACGAGTAACGATGCCGTCAACTTTAGGCAAAAATGTTTCGGTAAATAAGGCGATACGCATAAATAAGTGAGAGTGAATACAAAGACGGTGAATTTTAAGTAATAACTATATCATTTGTTGCACAATTTACTTTCTTTTTTACCAGTTCTTCGATAAACTTAAATGTTATTGCGATACTT encodes the following:
- a CDS encoding ATP-binding protein, whose amino-acid sequence is MFTKISHLWQELVNENEDEGIYLNEDNLVSSTNIETTKQKFHSFKLFVSPKIQALLLIEKQINQVYYQITVTFDYQEIVDFLELIQPQIIISNEKLTKLNQILSKDQNKDCSNHTFIFALLRILTEPLCLQEGYFGDYYQNQPIEVILRNRIEQERILHQVTQQIQQDLDLLIIIKMTIEQVQTLLQIDRLLIYQIKVPVQKKISDEIKFIDTVTYEAKVSSIIPSVLNFQEESCFNNIKNCEEKYLNGFYLAVEDVDNSNINNCLKESMQKLGVQAKIVVPIIVQNKLWGLLIAHQCFSPRKWKSSEVNFLKNISEYLAVAIYQYNCYQKLEKQKKLLEQQIEKKAKELQDALIAAQIANQSKTEFLGSISHELRTPLTCIIGLSGTLLHWSQDKQHKLSTEQQIRYLRIIQDSGRKLLQLINNILDFADIEAGKSLLFIEQISLQNISNMIYLAGIEIARNQGISVKLDNLTTPELDLFYADGERLYQILLNLVDNAIKFTPSGGEVIIRLMRNQNQVIFQIEDTGIGIYEEQISLLFTKFQQLENYRTRTYSGTGLGLALTKHLVELHGGLIEVESVVGKGSIFTVILPNSEEKNNIKPKIIEKEIGDIKINKTIVIICDDDEIGTFLCELLTAADYQVIWLIDVSEAINRIKLINPAVVILEKNQQISLSISNALKNDENKSFYLIVIRDEINGNDWENLSNSGIDEYLLKPLLPRVLLKKMSRIIKN
- a CDS encoding undecaprenyl-diphosphate phosphatase codes for the protein MSKSNLQIYTLISGVMGGLLLVFFFQPLMLAENENTINNPLVGINIFQALILGLIQGLTEFLPISSTAHLKVIPVALGWGDPGVTFTAIIQLGSILAVLWYFRRDLLDLGSGIFKAVKVKNYQAQEFKIGLGIIIGTIPIIIFGLGLKILVPDLDNSPFRSLTTIAIASIVMAILLGVAEKIGSHKRNFDQLSTKDGILMGLAESLAIIPGVSRSGSTITAGLFMNLERATAARFSFLLGIPAITLAGFVELKDVFDQGLKISYAIPLTVGLISSWIFSYLAIAWLIRYLQKQDTWVFVWYRLVFGVVILVATIK
- the trmB gene encoding tRNA (guanosine(46)-N7)-methyltransferase TrmB, translated to MARIRVRQHVNPLSNKYQQSISIPDWSQIYSNLSLPFHLDLGCARGRFLLQMAQKNPHRNYLGIEIREALVIEANEIKDEYNLTNLYYLYGNINHFLSELLASLPINSLQLVTIQFPDPWFKKKHQKRRVVQPEIVEIIGQFLNKKGQIFLQSDIEEVAQEMCEHFLENPQFKPLKSDIWLTENPLEVMTEREIATLNKGEKVYRTILTLNN
- a CDS encoding tetratricopeptide repeat protein, with product MYKQIIPQIIISLLLGGMGLIPQNLPAEAQNSVQVATKLNSQQRQQLYSLLQQGKQYVTTGDLNNALSIYRQAATLDTNNAKIFSSLGYLYASLGDYSAATNAYQQAISLAPDNGDFYTALGYTFAQRGDNTNAINAYRRAIALQPKNPDNLIALGVLLLRNGEYSQIENYYQQAIALDSKNETAYDMMATALYQQNKNTEAIAFLENAILKFPANNDLRLKLATAYFKEEKSDLGLEQLKILETSEPNNPQVVLKMAMVYEQQKNWDNALLAYQKASGLDNKSIQAYGGTARILEQKQDYFRAIVAYRRFIELAPENPYGYHRLGLLLKDRGRKPEAKEMLEKAKSIYQQQGKLEKVAEVQKQI
- a CDS encoding glycosyltransferase; the protein is MRIALFTETFLPKVDGIVTRLKHTVEHLQKQGDEVLIFSPEGGLKEYKGAKINGIKGIPLPLYPELKLAIPNPSINFALQRFKPDLIHVVNPAVLGIGGIYYAKKLDIPLIASYHTHLPQYLHHYNLGALEGILWELLKLAHNQAQLNLCTSTAMVDELVNHGIEKVDLWQKGVDTDSFHPSLASSEMRNRLSQGNPDAPLLLYVGRVSAEKEIDKIKPVLESIPDARLAIVGNGPAKDELEQLFANTNTNFVGYLHGQELGAAYASADAFIFPSSTETLGLVLLEAMAAGCPVIAARRGGIPDIVTDGINGYMFNPDDAQGAIAATQRLLAHQDEREKLRQNARLEAEKWGWSSATAQLRNFYQGVVSGNLSLAA
- the tatA gene encoding twin-arginine translocase TatA/TatE family subunit yields the protein MFGLGWTEVTLIIAIALLIFGPKKLPELGNSLGKMLRGFKEEIKQPDEDN
- a CDS encoding phycocyanobilin:ferredoxin oxidoreductase; this translates as MVVSSSDLKSRLHPIINELAEIIVATWQENLSLSVYELPEGLGYVEGKLEGERLTIQNRCYQSREFRKMHLELAKVGNNLDILHCVMFPNIEYPLPMFGCDIVAGKAGISAAIVDLSATNAEKILSTDYQQRLSNLEEIIFTDKRDLPTWGDIFSPFCLFIRPNSEEEEKLFLKRVKDYLTIHCQVANQSKPLSNNEKLVYFEGQKNYCLQQQKNDKTRRVLEKSFGVEWAENYMNSVLFDLPSF
- a CDS encoding metallophosphoesterase produces the protein MNVRFAVASDLHIALPETIDNNANRFHLTQFSIPALEVVLEHLSTLNLDFLLLPGDLTQDGEKVNHRWLQAKLATLPYRVYVIPGNHDVPSFQGNDKTIAFDDFPYYYQQFGYKNTKLLDYTCEIAEGLQLVALNSNQFNSEEKQLGCLTDNQFIWLEETLSNVTDKLVFLMIHHNVIEHLPQQSDHILGQRYMLDNAPRLLSILEKYGVKFIFTGHLHIQDISTYKGIYEITTGSLITYPHPYRILELKDNQLIIESYRITQLPNMENLGNFSQKWTSERSFSFMMTMLTSPPLNLPLTDAQKYAPLLKHFWADIAHGDKTFNFPELPPLINQYFQQFGAIDSDGKPRLIDNNAKINLY